In Plectropomus leopardus isolate mb chromosome 20, YSFRI_Pleo_2.0, whole genome shotgun sequence, one DNA window encodes the following:
- the LOC121960300 gene encoding calcium-responsive transcription factor-like, whose translation MADPSWLPSSFQILKKVSGYISGIVNSEEELENLLENHKRATLTSFNTWSRGLKDSSKLRTLWQVEDYSDDTPLCVTKRVILTCQHGKAPSKKTSTAKDHSLEYANTKKRSRVQRVKKLDCPAKLFIRYVKRYDTFSVKGDGSRARKEDAMKRLKQELARTNPPTTTFIHVKIPLAEAHQNHTTDLGCCQSRRIHPKVRDKIHEMVGRGITSVEFVKRALKQYVLADLCAHDLCKPHEEDKAYFPSKITIQNHIHLAIVSGHFSALGQEIMVDGDGDDESVADGYTEDENMVDGNEGGRKDDIVEGYREKSTSQCIKSAKLAFRKELKKLNDYSYLCEDLETLESSTEVLINLRKSFATKCRGEKIKTKS comes from the exons ATGGCGG ATCCATCTTGGTTACCTTCATCATTTCAAATACTGAAGAAAGTCAGTGGCTATATTTCTGGAATTGTAAACTCAGAAGAAGAACTGGAAAACCTGCTTGAAAACCACAAACGAGCCACGCTGACTTCTTTCAACACGTG GTCCCGTGGCTTGAAAGACTCTAGCAAACTGAGAACACTTTGGCAAGTGGAGGACTACTCTGACGATACTCCCCTTTGTGTTACAAAGAGAGTCATTCTGACCTGTCAACATGGCAAAGCACCTTCTAAAAAAACTTCTACAGCTAAG GATCATTCTCTGGAATATGCAAATACCAAAAAGAGGTCCCGTGTCCAAAGAGTGAAGAAATTGGACTGTCCAGCAAAACTCTTCATTCGCTATGTGAAGAG gTATGACACATTTAGTGTTAAAGGAGACGGCTCCAGAGCCAGAAAAGAAGATGCCATGAAAAGGCTGAAGCAAGAATTAGCCCGCACAAACCCACCAACTACAACATTTATCCATGTCAAAATTCCTCTTGCTGAAGCTCACCAAAACCACACCACTGACTTAGGATGTTGCCAGTCAAGACGTATCCACCCAAAAGTGAGAGACAAAATCCATGAGATGGTAGGACGGGGGATTACCTCTGTCGAATTTGTGAAAAGAGCCTTGAAGCAATATGTGTTGGCAGATCTGTGTGCACACGACCTGTGCAAACCCCACGAAGAAGACAAGGCCTACTTCCCATCTAAAATTACCATCCAGAACCATATCCACCTGGCTATAGTGTCGGGCCATTTCTCCGCTCTTGGCCAGGAAATCATGGTGGATGGAGACGGAGATGACGAGAGCGTGGCTGATGGATACACAGAAGACGAAAATATGGTGGATGGAAACGAAGGAGGACGAAAAGATGACATCGTGGAGGGATACAGAGAAAAGAGCACATCCCAATGCATCAAATCAGCAAAACTTGCGTTCAGAAAGGaactaaaaaagttaaatgactATTCTTATTTATGTGAAGACCTGGAGACTTTGGAAAGTTCAACTGAAGTACTAATTAATCTTAGAAAATCTTTTGCAACAAAGTGTaggggagaaaaaataaagacaaaaagctAA